In a single window of the Anaerotruncus rubiinfantis genome:
- the remB gene encoding extracellular matrix regulator RemB, translated as MYLHLGQDTVIRTDDIVGIFDLENTTISRNTKDFLSRAEKSGQVVNVSYELPKSFVICAQGRRDPTVYITQISSTTLKKRAGFIDGIANIER; from the coding sequence ATGTACCTGCATCTGGGACAGGACACGGTGATACGCACCGATGATATTGTTGGAATTTTCGATCTGGAAAATACCACGATTTCCCGCAACACCAAAGATTTCCTGAGCCGGGCGGAAAAATCGGGCCAGGTGGTGAACGTATCGTACGAGCTTCCAAAATCCTTTGTGATCTGCGCGCAGGGCCGCAGGGATCCAACGGTTTATATCACGCAGATCTCTTCCACAACGCTGAAAAAACGGGCCGGCTTTATTGACGGGATCGCCAATATCGAACGCTGA